The following is a genomic window from Gemmatimonadaceae bacterium.
GTTGGCCGCGGCGGACCAGGTCATCGAGCACGGCCTGCGCGCCAGGCGACTTCAGCTCCTTCGCGTACCGTTTGCGAAACTCCGGCCACTTTGCGGGGTCGTGCTCGTACCACTCCCGCAACTCGCGCGACGGCGCGATCTCTTTGGCCCACGCGTCCAGATGCGCATTGGCCTTCGACAGACCGCGTGGCCAGAGCCGGTCAATGAGCACGCGGTAGCCGTCGGATGGCGCGTACGCCTCGTAGGCTCGCTTGGTCGCAATCATCGATACTCCTCGACGGGCAGTGTGGAGCGCCCGTGCGGGCGGGGTCTCCGTTAGTCCGCCTCACAGTGGAACATCAAGGCAACGGCGCCCTATCGTCCTCAGCGCCGCCGAGGCCGAGGCGGAAGCCTACGCCGCGGATCGTCCCCAGCAGCGACTCACCCGACGCTCGCCGCAGCTTTCGGCGCAGGTTCCCGACATGGACATCCACAACGTTGCTCTCCGGATCGAAATGCATGTCCCACACTTTCTCCAGAAGCGTGGTACGGCGGACGATCTCCCCAGGGTGCAGCATGAAGTGCTCGAGGAGCTGGAACTCCTTCGCCGTGAGATCCACGGGCCGCTCGTTGAGCGTCACCACGTGGTGCAGTCGGTCCATTACGATCGCGCCGTAGCGCAGCACATCCAGCCGCTCAGCACCACCGCGCCGATGCAGCGCGCGGATTCGGGCCAGTAGCTCGTCGAACTTGAACGGCTTGGCGAGGTAGTCGTCTGCGCCGACGTCCAGTCCGCGTACCACATCCTCGACCGCGTCGCGCGAGGTCAGCATGAGGATTGGCGTGTTCCGCCCCTCTCGCCGAAGCTCGGCGGCAACCTGAAATCCGTTCTTCTTCGGCAGCAGGACGTCGAGCAAGATGATGTCGTAATCGTTGACGTGCGCGAGCAAGCTGGCCTCATCTCCATCCCGGGCCACGTCTACAACGTGTCCTTCCTCCCTCAGTCCGTGGTCGATGAATCCGACCACTTTGGAA
Proteins encoded in this region:
- a CDS encoding DUF488 family protein — encoded protein: MIATKRAYEAYAPSDGYRVLIDRLWPRGLSKANAHLDAWAKEIAPSRELREWYEHDPAKWPEFRKRYAKELKSPGAQAVLDDLVRRGQRGRVTLVYASHAADISDVAVLSQLLGRRLNAPKAKRPAARVRRTAGAKRPGRSKN
- a CDS encoding response regulator transcription factor, producing the protein MKILVVEDDSKVVGFIDHGLREEGHVVDVARDGDEASLLAHVNDYDIILLDVLLPKKNGFQVAAELRREGRNTPILMLTSRDAVEDVVRGLDVGADDYLAKPFKFDELLARIRALHRRGGAERLDVLRYGAIVMDRLHHVVTLNERPVDLTAKEFQLLEHFMLHPGEIVRRTTLLEKVWDMHFDPESNVVDVHVGNLRRKLRRASGESLLGTIRGVGFRLGLGGAEDDRAPLP